The sequence caggagGCATGAACATGGAGAAGCGCGAGTtttgcaacttgcaccaaggaggacgcacagtgggctagtatgtggatgagtttagtaagttagcatgttatgcctcggatgacgtcgctacagatgctgctaatcaagagaagtttctggaaggactggatgatgagctgagcatgcagttgatggtggcaacattcaataactaccaggagttggtagatagagctcttatgattgaagggaagcaacagcagatagacagccgcaagaggaagtatggacaagggaagtacaattcaggagctcagcagagacctcgttttaccccgaatttgggaggacacattcaccataaccatggaggccataatgcaaatggaggaagttcgcataaccatagtggccccaagaatgggaatgggaatggaggaagcaacggtcagaaccgttccaacccagcaacgcccgccaagaaggatctaagtcacattagttgtttcaagtgcgggaagaatggacattacgccacggagtgttctgaaacaaagaatggaaatggcaatggaagctctgggaagaagcccaaccctttcaacaggggacaagtgaaccacgttagcgtggaggaggttcaagagcagccagatgcagttataggtaagtttttggttaagtcatttactgcaatcattctttttgatactggtgcattgcattcatacatatcaagggggtttgtggataagtataagttgcccaccaaagttcttaggacacctatgttagtaagctcgccaggagcggagcatatggcaagccaaggatgttttcatatgccattgaccataggtaggcatgttttcccctcggatctgataattttggagttgcaaggattggatgtgattttgggtatggattggttgttaATGTATgcaggaaacatcgattgcaccagtaagtcgattatgctcaccaccccagaaggaagaaggattaagtatgtatctcggcatatgccgaagaggactcaagtgaattccttatcaggagttgtacaggaggaagtaccagtggtgaaggatttccctggcGTATTTCCAAAGGAGCTGCcacgcatgccaccggatagagacattgagtttttgattgagcttttgccaggcacagggccaatatctaagagaccgtatcggatgcccgcataggatttggaggaaattaagaagcagattaaggagttactggataaaggttacattcgaccaagttcgtcaccttggggatccccggtacttctagtggagaagaaggatggatcattgaggatggttcttgattatcatgcgttgaatgaagtgacggtcaagaacaagtacccactgctgatgatcaatgagttgcttgaccagttgcaaggagctaaagtattctccaagatcgatctgtgatcaggatatcatcagctgaagattcgagagcaggatatacctaagatagcttttaccacaaggtacgggctatatgagtataccgttatgtcatttggtctgactaacgcgcctgactatttcatgaacatgatgaacaaggtgtttatggaatttttggataagttcgtcatggtgttcattgatgatatattggtctactcgaagaatgaagaggagcataaggagcatttacgTTTGATTCTCAAGAAGCTCAgcgaacatcagttgtatgccaagttcagcaagtgtgagctttggttgaaggaagttggatttctcggacatatTATATCCGggggaaggaatagcagtagaccccaccaaggttgtttctgtgactaaatgggtggcacccacgtcagttggagagatccggagttttcttggactcgcaggatattaccggaggttcatagagaatttttccaagattgcaaagcccatgacagagttgttgaagaaggacaccaagttcaaatggactgaggagtgtgaagccagttttcaggagttgaagaaatgtttggttacagccccagtgttgattcttccagatcaacgcaaggattatcaagtgtattgcgacacttctcgtcgaggacttggagcagtgcttatgcaggagggaagagttgtttcatatgcctcacgacagcttaaacctcatgagcaaaactatgctacacatgatttggagttagcagccgtagtgcatgcgttgaagacatggagacattttctcatcgaaaaccattatgaggtgtacacggatcacaagagtttgaagtatatcttcacacaaaaggagttgaatctcaggcaaaggagatggttggagctcattaaggataatgatatgaagttgcactatcatcccggaaaggctaatgtagtagtcgatgtgttgagtcgcaagagttatgtGAATatgctcatgaccggaggattacccaaggagttagcagaggatcttcgcgagctatgtttggaaatagttccgagaggttatgtagcagcattggaaattcattccactttgatggataagatcagagaagctcagaagactgacaaggagattgccgagataaaggaaaggatgagcaaaggaaaggctaaaggatttcgtgaggatgagcatgataccttatggtttgaggatcgcatatatgtgcctaatgaccccgagatcaggaagttgattctgcaggaggcccatgatttgccgtattcgattcacccaggaaacaccaagatgtatgtggatttgaaggaaagtttctggtggaccggaatgaagaaggatattgctgagtatgtagcggtatgtgatgtatgtcagagagtaaaggcagagcatcagaagccagcagaattgctacaaccattgctgatacccgaatggaagtgggacaagcttggcatggattttatcacgggattgcccaggaatcgttcaggctatgactcgatatgggttgtagtcgatcgattgatgaaagtagctcatttcatcccagtgaagaccacctatacgagtcctaagttggcaaagatatacttGACCAGGAtggtatgtctgcatggagttccgaggaccattgtatcagatagaggaaccgagtttacctcaaagttctggaatcagttgcatgagactttgggtaccaggctagagttcagtacagcctttcatccacagacagatggacagaccgagagagtcaatcagattctggaggacatgttgagagcttgtgcgctagattatggatctagttgggatgacaatttgtcgtatgcagagttctcttataacaacagttatcaagccagtttgaagatggcccctttcgaagcattgtacggaaggaggtgcaggacaccgttgttatgggatgaagttggagaccgtcagttgtttggaccggatttgattaaggagtctgaagagaaggttaagttgattcgcgacagactcaaggtagcccagtccaggcagaagagttatgcagattctaaacgcaaggagacagtttatgaagtcggagacagagtataccttcgtgtgtccccacttcgaggagttaagcattttggagttaagggaaagctagcaccacattttgtgggaccatacaaagttttggaacgtatgggaaaggttgcttacaagctggaactgccagaaggattgtcaggagttcatgatgtgtttcaggtttcccagttgaagaagtgccatgcagagatggttgatatacctctgagagatacagtgccactggaagcgattcggctggatagtgatttgacctacgaggagaaaccagtgaagattctcgagtttgccagccgagtcacacgcagcaaggttatcaagttttgcaaagttcagtggagccaccataccaaggaggaagccacctgggaacgagaggaagaccgacgaaaggaccacccgcacctattttctagccaacccgaatctcgagggtgagattcatcttaagggggggtaggtttgtaacatcccaaattttcaatttggaatgttatacataggacatcatatgcatatcatgttttattacattttggttgatcctagaaattctaagcaactcaaggacccacgaagagagttgggggtttcaactattttcatatttgagttttctcaaatattgaaaagaggatcattttggttttaattatttttcttatcAAATATTTCCAAtgtcaaaataaaagagaggggataaaataatttctccaaaataaaataaatattggagggaaaatgttaaaatcaattaagtattttattttggagtttatcgctattttatttgaattagaaaaattgcacattttaaaaaattgcattttaggccaaaaaaatgttcgctttgttctaaatatttcatttagacagCGAAAATTGGTTTTGGCATTTttcgaatttttttattttttctaggatttttttaagttcggcgaaattatttttaaaataagTTTCATGCCCGACTGGGCCggagcccagccgagcaggccggcccgccaAGCACCGCTGCCCTCCCCGCCGTGCTCGCGGCGGACTCCTCTCGGAGTCCGGCTGGGAGCCgtcgccggccgccccctcccccaagtcggccTCCGCCCCAACCCCCctatttaagccgccgccccgccgccctctccaacacccgccaccgcctccccgccacccgccgccgccgcgctgccgccTCCTGTCCCATGCCGCCGTCCTCTGACGCCccacgccaccgcgccgccccgccggagcctcgccgaagctagccgccgccgtcgttatggttttttttttaaaaaaattgttcagtttttttaaccctagatctagttttttgttattattagatcggttcgttttttcggtttagttagttagcgaacgttcgtccgtacgttcgttttaacgaacgttgttcgtcagTTAGTCGCAgagagcgaacgttcgttcgttagcctgttgtTCTCGTTTTGTTTTTTCAGGGTTTatttgcgattattttcgatcgcgatttctgccccgatcttcgatctagtttatcttttcactcgtttatccgaattagatgaaacaagcgcccagatcttcgtctcgaagccctctttctgtttaaccaacttgaacaagattttggtactgtaaaatttgaatttagtccagattagtaaatgattcttgtttctttcgtagtttgagttttgttgctccgtttgatttgttctttttgcaaaccggagttcttcagttgaactttctggttagatcttcttatttgagttttacccgtgcttctagctTGAGTGcttatatatgttgttgtttgtttgcgatagaattctcggagtgcgaagcgtgctactatgagtctctaggttttgcggatcatcggcaaggcaagtaacactttgatcatatctctttgttaccaagtttttatgcattagttcaatcctcaaacattgcatgagtaggtttaataacatgtgggtttgggaagtagatgatgaggtagaacccattgccttttattatcaaacctttgggagttacttctacgctatgctcaggattgctatgctatgctcgtagacgtggatcgggtgagtgtatccatgacagatgtgagtattgttaatttatggttaacttaaggtggctacttaatacACATTTGgatggattggttgaggcaccctggagtacccagtggttgtcagggcacctggagaatccagtgttgcccaaggggatcccggagtacctgtgtgattaccctatggaatgccacccaggctcaaagggatcataagattattcatgctagaaactttcatgtgcaatcacaagctattatgggctctagcatagttgagtaagttgcatgacctctttcagtggtgggctggcagatgtaggggaaagtaggtgtaactgtccacccagagtaaagagttaatgtttctgaaagactatgtctcggtcatccgtttctcaaacaccatgtagtgcgagaaatgtaacggaggagatcgagtcttgtggggaaaagtgcgcaaacctctgcagagtgtacaaactaatcatggttagccgtgttcccggttatggacatcttgagtatctggttcttggattatcatgttgatctaatcactctaattaatttgttgggttattgatgatgtttaattgggattgagttggaggaaccttctcaatgtttaacaaccaccatgatagttaaataaaatttattcctttgttgtagggaaaaatttgctttatgcaaaacagtaaccatagagctttccaccagccatatatgcatgtagtgatagcatttattatgttcattactctgtGTGTTACATTGCCTTCATGTTTTCCTTTCCTTGTTTTAATTTTAGGAtgaagtttaacatggataaatccaggctaaactgggggctaatgttggggatattaccccTGACTAAAGACCCGGCTCTAGGTCTGACCCGGCAAAGTGCCTAGAAGCACTATGGGTCGCCCAACTTTCCAGGTCATGATAACACAACAAGGAAAGGAGTAAAGGCTCGTATCAAGACCCGGCCTTTGGTCGGCTCATAAAGAGGCCTAGTGGGCCGACTTATAGAGAAGGCCCATATACAGAAGATTCCCTAACTTGGGAGGCGAGATGAACAAGAGTTAGAGTAAGACACAGGTTAACAGTATGACCCGAACTCTGTTATAAACCTAGGGACTCAACCTATTATATAAAATGAAACCCCTAGGACGAAAAGACTTAAGTTGCAATCTCTCGAGAGTTAGGTTAGCGAATCCGCATCCTTGTAATCGAGATCTCcagcaatatcaatcaagcaggaagtaggtcttTACCtccatcgtaaggggccgaacgtGGGTAAACTTGTGTCCTTCGTTCCCGGCCAACCCGTTCAAGCAaccacctagttgcgatggcctccAGACTTAGTCCGTTTATGAGGATatctgctgtgacaaaaccacgattGGGATGGTCCAGTTTGTTGATCTTGGTGTGTGGTCATCCTTCATCCACTATGAGGCCAACATTGTCTTCAACCTTGGCCTTTGTTGACCAGAGCCATATGAGGCCTTGCCATGGTGTTTGCGTTCGCTATTGGTCATGAGCTCCTGACACTCATCGGTGGCGAGTGGTGAGTTGGTAGGCGGTGGGACAGATATCTGGCTGCTGCTACACCTGGTGGTGATGACTGTGCCTGCGTACATATGTGTGGCTTTCCATTCGCTTGTTCCAACCCTTGCTGAGTCAACACGTATATTTTCTTCATACAAGTGCATAACTGTTGAGCTCcaatttctttttcctttttgccAGGGTTGCAACTACAAAAGGGGCTTTTTGGTCCCTCTTACGTGCTTTCTGACCATAATAATATATGAAGGGAAATCTGCCAAAAAATGAAAGTACAAACCTCCCGACGGATGAATGCACACAAAGAAACCACCAAAGATCCCAAAACTACCCATGAGCGAAGAACGTGGTACTCAAAGACAACACCTTATAAAAGGAATTATCATATGTACCCCAATGTTGCTAGGTCTAACCAAGAGGTCAAACGGTGTGGTTATCACGCCTAAAACGAAACTCTGAGCCAACACTTCAACAAGAGTATCATGTATGTACGTCCAACCTTTTTACTCTAATTGAAAAGTAGAGGCATGGTGTCTTCACCCCCAAAGAACACACACTCGTTGTCGATGCTATTGTTGTCAtctaaccttgttgcgggtgaagGTCTGAGCATCACGAGCCCGTCTCGATGTAGAAAGAGCTATTGACCCGCTCACTTCAAAGGAGAGCGACAAAAGCATTATGCCATCATGTCCACCACGTTTGGCATGTTGCACCACCATTCTGGACTGCGTACATCGATTTCGTCCACACCCACATCAATTGCCCCAAagcctacccgagatccaccgccAACACCAATTCGGGCATGAACTCCTCCCGACAAGATGCAAGTCGGTCTCACCCATGGTCAATCATCACTCGCATCCCTCCGCACCATGTGAAGACACGATGCCGCCGAGAAGGATTCGTTGCCAAGACACGATGTCGCCGAGAAGGAGTCGTTACCGAGGTCGACGACCTGACTTGGAGACCCACCGTCCAACGACAGCACTAGCGAAGCCGGGATCGTGTGAGGAGTGATATATGATATATTGGATCACCTCCAAGGTGAGGCAACATATAAATCAGCTCCATTAGTGGAGGAAGCGGAGGTAGGGGCGGGATTGAATTGTGGCGGTTTAGGGTATCCGCATGGTATCTACGGTCACCCTGGTGGTCGTTGCACACGGTTGTGGGCTAACATTTGTTGTTTTAGAAGATGCACAtgtaaattcttcttcttcttttgtgcATAAAAATTCTTCTTTCTTTAGGATTACCATAACAAAAATTGCAAGTATATATAACTAGTGCAGGAACTCCACTCTAGAAAGAATAGCAGCATATACCAGCCGGGCCAACTGACAGGCCGGCCTCCCCCGTCAGTCAGTCAGACAGGTAGGGCAACCAATCAGAAAACACAAAATCTTCCTCTATAGCCGATCGAGGCGCGCGCCAAAGGAACAAAAATAAGTATGGAGGCCCTACGGCCGGAGCGGCCGGAGATGGACGGGCACGCCGTACTTGGGGCGGAGGGTGAGCACGTTGACCGGCGCGTGGCGGTAGTCATCGGAGATGGTGAAGCGGAAGTTGGCCAGCAGCATGGCGAGGACGACCTTGGCCTCGAAGAGGGCGTACGCCTGCCCGACGCAGTTGCGCGGCCCGGCCGCGAACGGCAGGAACCGGCCGGCGCCCGCGGATGAGCGCCGCCCGGCGGCGAACCGCTCCGGGTGGAACTCATGCGCGTCGGCGCCCCAGATGGACTCGTCGTGGTGGATTGCCAGCACGGGTATCCATACCGAGAGCCCGCGCGGCAGGTGGAGATCGCCGAGCCGAATGTCCTCGAACGCCATCCGCGGCAGCAGCGTCGCCGGCGGGTACAGCCGCAGCGTCTCGTGGATGATCATCTGGAGCTGCAAGTTCGCGCGCACAGAGGAAAAAACGTTAAGATTCTCGCCATGAGCCAAATGATCAAATGCCATAAGACTTTGCTTACGTATGCATGTGCACCGTACGACTTACCACGGTCAATTTGGAGAGCTGGTCGGCGGACGGCGGGTCGTCGCCGCAGACCTGGGAGACCTCGGCGCGGGCCTTGTCCTGCCACTCCGGGTGCGTGGCGAGCAGCATGAGCGTCCAGGTGAGCAGCAGCGCCGACGTCTCGTGGCCGGCGAAGAAGAAGGTCTTGCACTCGTCGATCACCAGCCGCGTGTCGTAGCTGAACTTGCCGTCGTCGCCTGCAcccttctccctcttcttctccaTCTCCGCGAGCAGCATGGCGAGGAGCCCCCGGCCGTAGGTGGAGGTCGTCCGGCCCTCGTCGGCGATCTCGCGGCTCCGGCGGATGGACTCCATGACGACGCCCTCCAGCTCGCCGTTCAGCCGCCCGATCTCCCTCCTGTACTTGCTCGGGAAGTACCTGCACGTACGGCAGCAACACGGATCGATGAGGCCATGATCGGCGGAACACTCTCGTCCTCGAGCACATGTAGTGCACACTTGTTTACTCGTATGTGCGCGTACGGCAATGGACATATGCGCACGCACGGATGCGCCAGTGGATGATGGAATCAAACCAAAGCGCCGGACAAATTGGAGTCAGTGCCACTGCCCAAAAACTAACTGGACAGGGATGGGCTGCGCCTGCACGACACATAGTTATCTAAGACCAATTACTGTGCTATACCGGCTTAATCGGCTTGTTTATCTTAAGCTGTTAGGATAATTCCACACATTAGACGCGCGTATGCACTATGCGAGATGTGGCCGCAAGTGAACGAAAGTGGCGACAAGGGCCAGGCAAGTAACGAGGGAGTGAGTGGTGTGTTCGAGGCAAGAGAGGATCGAGCTGGCCGGCCGGGAGGGGAGGGCGATCGTGACTCACTGGCTGCCGGGGATCCAGAGGTAGCGGCTGGAGCGCGCGGTGAGGCGCTGCAAGTCCTCGAGGAGGTGGAAGATGCGCTTGCCGGTCTCGTAGCTGGTGTCGAACTCGGTCCGGGAGATGATGTCGCCGGTGAGCCGGGTCATGTGGCCGCCGATCTCCACCTCGCCGCGGCCCCGCGCCGCCGCATCCCGCAGCGACAGGATCGTCTGCTTCGTGCACTCCACCATGTGCCCCACACGCCCCTGCGTTGCGTACACGTACGGCGCGGTCAGGCAAACGAACCGGTAGAAATTGATGGCAATGCCACCATGTGTTCGACGGTGCGCATGCGTACCTTGAGCTTGTCAGGCATGAACGCCGGCGCGACGACGTGCCGCTGGTGGGACCACCTGGCGCCGTTGGCCATGAGCAGGCCGCGGCCGATGAAGTTCTTCGTACCCTGCCGCTGCAGCCACGACTTGCCGGTGGCGTGGGCGTACTTGGACGACAGGAACTCCTTGATCATGTCCGTGTCCGTCAGGCACAGCCGCGGCTCGCTCCCGTACCAGTACACGAAGAGCTTCCCTGAAACGCGGAATCCCCATCGGTCAGTACGTACGCACGCCCGGCGGCCGGCGCGCAAGCGCAATGCGGTGGGGGCTGTCTTAAATTCTCACCGTATGTCTCCGACCAGAGCACGTAATGGGGCATGAGGCGGCCGACGATGTCGTGGCTCAGGGACGTCATGGCGCCGGCGTTCGCCTCCGCAACGAGGGCCGACACCTGGCGTAGGTTGCCGACGAGCGGGCGCGGCGAGGGACCGTGAACACCCTGCGCCGCCATGGTTCTACGGATACTCATTGGCGTCAGGAAGTAGCAAGATAGGGTCACCCATAGCGCCCTCAGCAACAACACCGAGACAGCCGAGGCGATGGCAGTGATCATGGCCGCCATGAACGCCATTAGAGAATAGGTAGGATGTAATAAAGAGAGAAACTGAGATAGCGAGAATTGGAGGCGTTACTCCTAGCTGCCGCCTGCAATGCAGGCTTTCCCTGCGCTTCTCTGGGCTATATATATACTGATAGAGCCGGAGATTATTGGCACGTAGTAATAAACTTCTCAAATACAAATACCCTATTAAGATATTCTATTTCCTAAGATCGGTTGCCTTTTTACTTTTTATtattactctctccgtcccaaaattcttgtcttggatttgtctaaatacggatgtatcaacttttgaaacggagggagtatttgctaaAAAAAACGTCTATCTTCTTTTCTTTCGTATCATAAACGGGCACGACTTGTTTACTGACTGATAAGGCGAGAGACAGTGCATTACCGTGTGAGAGAAAGGTTATTCTCTTCTGGTGCGGTCACTCCATTAGTGGGCGCCTTAATTAGAGACTAATCTACGGGATTGGATTGCTATGTGCCGAGAGGGTTTACTTGTTTATTTAGAAGCAATTGATGTGGTCAATCTATCTTCCCACTAGCAAAAGTAGTAGTGTGTCACTCATATTTGGAAGCCATTTATTTCTCATAAAGATTTTGGGATATAAAGGAGGCGATTCTTAATTAGAGTAGCTGCTAATAATATTCGTCCAACCTATGGCCAGAGCCTATTTCAAGATCGGTAGAGATCAGGCACAAAGATCCTACCAAATTCATATGCCAAAAGTTGCATATACATACCGGAGTCCTAATATCCACATATACATATATACAGAAGAACATCTGGAATCGCTGACTGACGGGTGGGCTCAATGGACGCCAAGGAACTAGACGACCGCTATACAATAATTCTTACTCAATTTATGCAAAATGTTCCCTTCGTATGCATAGCTTACGTGCCACAGAAGAGACAACAATATTGTACACACAGAAATTCCAAAATGGGCACTCGAGTACTAATTATAAGGCTGATTAGGCAGCGGCATTAGAGGTCCAGCCCCAGGATTTCTTGTCTGAATCGGGCTTAATTTAGAGTATCAGTGTGCCATCTTTGCATAGAGTATGCAATAACCTGGTCAATCCCTTAAAAAGAATTGGCAAATCTCATTCAGCATCGATAGCTTTACATATTCTCCATTCCCTCTCCCTGCACTTTCCCCATGGACGATTCCGATAGGAAACATAACCCATGGATGGTTCTGAAACAAAGTTTTTCTTCTTCTGACAAGAGGCATAAACTAGCTTAGCAATCCTGCAAACGAAGCCTGAAAAGTGCAAAAGGAGGCCATTTTTGTTATTGTTTTTCAACATCAAGCCAATTAAGCCTAGCTAGTTCTCTGCACCTCCGGCAACTTGGAGAAAGAAAATGCTGTGTGCTTGAGCTTTAGGCATGCGTACAAAACCTTAGCCTCACACAATATGATTGTTTAGTGTGGAGCTCTCACATTTGTATATGCCAGGAAAGAAAGGAGAGAGCTCATGGTTCAGTTGGAAACAGAAAACAGCGTGAATGAGCTGTACCCGATCGAAGCAAAGTCGGTGCACCGGCAAATCCTGCTAAGTGCTCCTGCTAGTGACGGTTTAAGACGAGCGGTTTAGCTCTCTGCGAGTGATGATCTGATTTGACAATTCTTTCCTCCGGAAGATTTGGTTCACACACACTCATGCGGTGAGAAAAGATAACTGAAGGCCGAGTCGGTGCTGCTGCTCTCTTGCTGAAGTCTCAGGCAGTTTTCGCTGTTGTCGGCTTTCGGTCAGACTGTAAAAGTAGGAAGCGCTCGCCGTAAGACCGGCTGTCAGTTGTAACCCCCTCTATAGTCAAGAATTAGTCAGAGCACCTGCCATTTTTTCAAAGAAATGAACTGCAAGCTTTCTGTTGCTGAAAAATGAGCTGAAACTGAACCTTTACCCCGCTCTGTAGAACAAGCAACCTTTGTCATGACGTTTGAATTACAGTCTCTCTTGCTAGGAATGTGGATGACCACCTGGAGCATGCAAGGCGGCCACTAGGCGGTGTGTTGGAAAAAATTCTCGAAGAATTTATATTATGAAGATAGTGGAAGAATCGTCCTCCGATCTCTGCATAATTCGCCTACACGCACATACCCTTGTCTTTGAAGAGGCCAGAAGATATCCTTCTCCTTCAGTTTTACTCACCGTGCGGTGCTACACCGATCCGCTGGACCCGAACCCCGGTGCAAACGCTGGCCATGAGACATTACAAAAACGGAAAAATAACCAGGAACGTATCTTGGAGCCGTTCCATCTTCCATGGGAGCGATTCTGCTATGGAATATCCTGCACGCATCATGGGCAAGAAATCCATCCCTCGTGCCCAAATTTTTATAGCTTTACTCACAGGATATCTTGCCATTGCCGGTGGGCATCTCCCAGCTCAGCGACTAAACTTGGCCAGCTTATCGCAAGCTAAGACGAAGAAACAGTCACCAGTTAGCGAGACACTGATTATATTTAGCAAGCACATGTTCACACCCCTAGTTAATGAGATCTGTGGAGTGTGCATGTAAATATAGTGTAACTCGT comes from Triticum aestivum cultivar Chinese Spring chromosome 5B, IWGSC CS RefSeq v2.1, whole genome shotgun sequence and encodes:
- the LOC123116150 gene encoding cytokinin hydroxylase, encoding MAFMAAMITAIASAVSVLLLRALWVTLSCYFLTPMSIRRTMAAQGVHGPSPRPLVGNLRQVSALVAEANAGAMTSLSHDIVGRLMPHYVLWSETYGKLFVYWYGSEPRLCLTDTDMIKEFLSSKYAHATGKSWLQRQGTKNFIGRGLLMANGARWSHQRHVVAPAFMPDKLKGRVGHMVECTKQTILSLRDAAARGRGEVEIGGHMTRLTGDIISRTEFDTSYETGKRIFHLLEDLQRLTARSSRYLWIPGSQYFPSKYRREIGRLNGELEGVVMESIRRSREIADEGRTTSTYGRGLLAMLLAEMEKKREKGAGDDGKFSYDTRLVIDECKTFFFAGHETSALLLTWTLMLLATHPEWQDKARAEVSQVCGDDPPSADQLSKLTVLQMIIHETLRLYPPATLLPRMAFEDIRLGDLHLPRGLSVWIPVLAIHHDESIWGADAHEFHPERFAAGRRSSAGAGRFLPFAAGPRNCVGQAYALFEAKVVLAMLLANFRFTISDDYRHAPVNVLTLRPKYGVPVHLRPLRP